In Populus alba chromosome 4, ASM523922v2, whole genome shotgun sequence, the genomic window CTCAAGAGAATGTCCATGAGGTTCAAAGTAAATTAACGTGTAACATGGCATCGAACCCAAAAATACTCTTTCTTAAAAGTCCCAGCTTTTTTTTCGTGTCATAAATGGattctaaaagaaaatataatcaaTACTTGACAATAATACTCTTTCTTACCATTATTTTTGTATCATGTTCCAACCCAATAATGGCAGCGAGGCCATCAGGGAGTGATGATCATCAGCTTGGAGATTATGCTGGTAATCATGACAACGGGCCTTGTAACTCATGCCTATATGTACCCAGAAGACTTGGTAGATGCAGAATTGGTGTACCTCCAGTTTGACGTCGTAAAATGATGAATGAATAATCCAGGGAGGTTTTCCCTTGTACTTCCCAATGTTTTACTGTTTTTACCCATGGTTTTAGCTTTCTTTTGCCTTTGAGGAATGCTAATTATTTCTGTGTCTTCTGCTGGTTtgagttacttatttttttggatcttGTTTTAGTGGTGTGTGTatatgtttgttaatttgatagcggttattttttaaaaattatttttgacgtCAGCATATAAAAATGAtctaacatcataaaaaaattaaaataaaaaaaaaattaatttttttaaaaaatatattaaaaatacaaaaaataaacgagttctaaattttatttaataaatggCATTTTGGATTCAGGGAAATCCAATAACTCAGTCTGTTAAAGATGtaatatgaataataatgaatttattagATGATGTACATAAGTTCCGGTATatcaaaaaaaacactttagcaaattcttttatatatgatACATCAAATTGAGCAACAGGATGTGTCTAGAATTGTTTCTTGCCGACTTACATGCATCCTACTATATTTATTTGTCTGGCAAAACCAAAGATTGGGTCAGTTAACAGGGGCGGAGCCAAGACATTAGGTTTAGAAGGGccaaattagaaacaaaaatttaGAGGGggtaaaagttaaaatttactaattttagagctaaaaattttaattattcaagGGGGAGACAGgcgaaaaatataatttttgcaaGGGCTGGGGCCTCTATCAGCCACCCCTACCTCTGCTCCCGGCAATTAAAGCTAATATGAGAAAGTGATTTAGTAAGAATATCAACTAGGGAAGAGAAGAACCAAATTTGAATACCCTTCTTAACAACTCTATcacaaacaaaaagataatcaacctcaatatatttattatgagCATGAAAAATTAGATTAACAAATACATAGATAGCACTTAAATTTTCATGGAAGCCAaattttgacaataaaaaacaaatgcataAAATTATAGCAGTAGCATCAGATAAAACCTTTTATTCAGTTTTCATAAAGGATCGAGCAATAATTTTGTTGCTTCTTAAACTTTCATGAAATTATAGGAGTATTACTTAGATATACAACATAACAACCAGTAAACTTACTACTATCAATACTATCAGCTTAATCAATATTAGTGAAGCTATGAAAGGACAAAGATGAACCATAAGAGATGTGTAAACCATACGAAGTCATAGCTTTTAGATAATGTAAGATGTTTTTAACAATCGCCAATGAGGAAACTTATTCAAGGCATAAAAGGCCAAGTCCGGTAAAATTAAGATACTGTAGAGCACCAACAATATATCTATACTATGTGGAATTAGAGCACGAAGCACTAGACACCATGATTAACtttgatgaggaagatgaaaaaGGATCAAGTGGTTTACAATAAGATATAATTGCTTGATGGAGGATATCCAGAGCATTCTTTTGTTGACTAAGCAAGTTACCCATAGAAGTAGACTTCACCTTAATGCCCAAGAAATAATTgacaaatcctaaaaaatattgtaaagcACCAACAATATATCTATATTGTGTGGAATCAGTGTACGTACAAAGCACTAGACACCATGGCCAACTTCAATGAGGAAGATGAAAAAGGATCCACTAGTTTACAATAAGACATAATTGGTTGGTGGAGAATATTCAGAGCATATTTTTGTTGACTAAGCAAGATACATAAAAGTAGGTTTAACCTCAATTCCTAAAAATTAATGGGCAAATCCTAAATCTTGAAACTTAAAATCTATATTGCGCATAAGAGAAACAGGAGAGGCTGGCGCTTTGGTTTCGTCAGGATGGCAGCTGATAAGCATATTGATGCTGAGTTGAAATCACTAAACGAGATTTGATTCGGATAATCAATGTGATTGATTCAGACGATGAATCCATGAAGTGGCTGAGTTGTAGCTCGCTTGGTAATATTCTTGATGGAGTGAATTATGCTAATCTAAGCCATTAGTGGAATACCTTTTGTGAAGCTAAGATTTTTGGGTGCTTCAAATTAGGCTCTTTTCACCTTCGACGGTATTGATATTCTTAAACAAAAGCATAGAGAATATGAACCCTGCTAGATCAAAATTTTTTGATTGTTGTTGATTGTTTCTCTTGGGTTGAACTATTTGGCCTTGCAATAACATCTTGGATAATGGATAACTTTCAAGCAGCTTTTTCTCATTATGGCCTTGCCTTGTGACCAGGTTTTCAAGACTTAAAAAGGAAGCAAAAGTTTTGTCtgtacctattttttttttataaatttactacgtaaaactaaaagaaaataaaattttctaatatctttgcatagtaaataaaatattataaagaaggGTAActctcataacccaattttttacctttttattttaattaatttatttactgaaaaaaatgatgaaaaacaaataaaaataaaataaataaagaataaattaaaatttgggttatgggcaacatgattggaagtttaaagatttaattaaattttttactagTTTAATTCACCAagtcaagggtttaattggagagttgataagttttgagacttaattaagattgaaatcaatttcattaatccaatcaaaggtttaattggagaaatgataagttttgagacttaattaagcatagaattaatttaattaatccaatcaagggcttaattggagaattgatacgttttgagacttaattgagattggtattaatttaattaatgaaatcaggggcttaattgaaaacTTTTCAAAGTATATGGCTGATTCTGGTAAATTTTCCAGGAAATTAACATCCAGGGACTGTTTTGTACCATTCTCTgaaatgcaggggtccaattaaagTTTATCCAAGGGCTTGATTACAAAACATCAAGGCCCAAAACGCAAAATAACCccaacactgttcatcttcttcacccgaTAAAAAGAAAACTGCTGCCTTTACTCATGCATTAAAAACAGAGAGCATGGACCGCATGGCATTCTAAGGGAGgataaaaccagaaaaaaaaacggCTGGAGGGGGGGAGGGAGAACCAAGGGgctgagaagagaaaaaaaaggagccaCGAacaatggaaaacaaagaacacAGGGGAGAAGACGCAGGAGACTAAAAAACAGGGCAGAACCGAGGAGCAAAGGAGACGCAAACTCAACCCATCGGACGAAAGCGCAGAGACGAGAACCGGCGTTGACCATCGTCTTCACAGTCTTCAGCAACCAGCCTCCAGAACCAGAGGCAGCAGaacaaagaatgaaaaaaggaaGGGGACGACACCGAGAACGTGGTAGAACCAGAGACAGAGGAcggaagatgaagaagaagaagaagcagaggacCGAAACCTGAAAAGAGAGTCAAGAGAACAGAGAAGATAAACAGAGAGGATAGGCTAACGAGAAACAGAAGCAGGGAACATTGGCCAATCATCGTCTTCGCCGCAGCACCTAAACCAGGACTAAAAAGGAGGACATACAGAGAGAGAAGAACCGAGAAAGACAGGGAACtggcgggaaaaaaaaaaaacaggagacAGAGgacgagagaaaaaaaaactgggaaAGGAAGAACTGAGAAAAATCGAGGAGCAGAAAATAGAAACCCAGAGAGCAGAGAGAAACCGAACAGAGcacagaacaaaacaaaaaaaaaaccgaaagaaaagagaaatcaaaGAGCAACACAGAGCCATTGTTTTCTTCCCTGCagaaaaacctaaaatcaaCAACCAATTCACGGCGGACCGGTCTCTCCATCGTCTTCTTGGTTTCAAAAGTCGCTGAGAAAAACGAAGAGGCAACGTAGAAAAGTGAGCACAGAAGGAGACAAGCAGAAGGGAAAAACATAAGCAGAGGAAAGCCACCATGACCAGAACCAGTGTTGCTGCTGCCTTCGGTGTTTCCAGAACCAGGTAAGTAAGCTTCTCTTTCCccgcttttcattttaattcactttctTTGCCTGCTCATGCACGCGTGATTTATTTCACGCGTGCTTCATTAACTCAGCCGGGCCACTGGTTATTGTTAAcgtttaaaaattctaataaattaaaaagttcaattcctaataaatttaatattaacgtttaaaaatgaaaaaacaaaataagaaaaaaaaatacatgttattgTTCCGATGAACAATAACATGCGAGGAGGGGAACAATGATTTTCCCTCCTCGGCCACTTCTTGTTAATGATTAGAacagattaatttaatttacccctaatttgtttctcttatattttatttaagttagtTCTATTTCtttatagaaacaaaaatctttTGTTATTAGCAATGATAATTAATCTcgaagataaaataaatgaaaatatactAAATAGCACCCACTGTCAAAATATTTACATACTGTTACATTCTAAATTAATCAAGGAGGTTATGAAGTAGTCAGGGTCAAGGATAAGAAAGACAAACATGGTAATGGGTTCATTTGGCGTTTGATCTTGTTCGTAGCTTTCCATTCTGGAGAGCTCACGGACTTGCATGTAGTGTTCCTCTTGAATGTTCTCTCGAGTCTTGACAACTATATtggataatttttatgttaGCCACGCTACAGAGGATAATTTTTACCAGTTGGTGATCCTTTAAGAAATGGGATTTGTTACATTTCCTGCTGTGATTTTGATGATTGTACCGCATCCCCAGTTTCTACTTCGGATTGAGCATTTAGCAAGCCTGCAGCTTTCCAACGGTGAAATTGTACCACCTATTTACAATTACATATAATTTGACTGCAGCAAGATAATTAGGCCAAACTCATTAAATTAGTTATTGGGAGTGTGAGTTTGGTATTACGATggaagatgttttttaaaaaatagattaaaattttttttttatttttaagatgaacacattaaaaaatcattagaaaacactaaaaataatattaatttgatgttttttcgaGCCAAATACATCAAAACACACGCTGTACATAACAGGCACATAACAGGCACTTGAGTGGAGAAGTGATCGTATTGTGTACTCACTGATATTGATTGAGATTATCATGTATCAGGAGCAGTGAAAATACATGAAGTGCATGCAAAATGTTGACAAACTCCTCCTTAAACAACTCGTTTCCCCTTACTAAGTGTTCTGTGGAATCTGAAAACAAGCTGTTTCCTCGACAAGAACAAATATCAAACCCAAGCACATGCATTCTTGCGAAGCATATATCAAATCCTAACTGTTGATGAGATGCTAGATCTGAAGAACACCAGAACATTTTGCTGGATGCCAGCATGTGTGGCTTCAATTCAAGCACATTTATTGACCTATGTAAGCATGTTTTTCGATACAAGGGGAACGAGTTTCGCATCCTCGCCATGAGCACTATCATGGCTAAACCAAAGTGTAAGTGCAAGTCTCTCCCCTTCAGTTATCTGtgaaagaaaattgataaattatagtagaaaacaatgaaaaaaaaataagtagctGAGACTTTACCTACCATAAATTTGGTAGCAGAAGGGAAGATTACAGAAAAACAAGAGTTCATGAACGGTAAATACATATTGGTCACAAAATAAACTCTGCATGAATCGACGTGCAGCGAGATGCAGAGCTAATAGCATATGCTGTTGGGAAATGATTCACAGATGGAAGAAATAACAGGAATATATAGCAACCTAGAGTGTTCAACAATGACCACCCACCACAGCACTTGAATTGTTTGAATTCATTCCCAGCTCAACATCCAagcaaacatcaaaaaatatcagAAGCAGAAGCAAAAAAATAGAGCAGTGAAAGCAATCACAGCCAGTATGGACTCTGGACATAACTGATTCTGAATTGACTTGGTTTTACAGATATTTGCAAAGAGGTCTCGGGTGTGATTTTGGAGGATCATGTATGAATAAGGAAGAAGAAATCAACAAATACAACCGCAATCTGTTCAAAATCGACATGACTTTAACCTGTAACATTTCCACACTCACTTTTGATATTATGATTAAAGTTTACAAAGGAAACGGTAATTTTCCATTTTCACATTGTTTGATTCATCTGCTCCACTATCTTCTTCAAacttgacaaagaaaaaaaactacaagcaTATTTCCAAGGATTGACTACCAAGCATGTATAAGCAAATgaacattgttttttcttctccagAATGACTACAGAGAAAAAGGCTATTGGCTCCACAAAATGGCAGGTTACTGTTCACAGTATTGGAAGAGTCGAACTTGACATGTAAACTTCATAACCTTAGTCTAGGAAGCAGTTCAGCTTACTTCACATCTTCTATTCAAGTTGATCAGATCTTGGATTTATGACCCTAAGAATGCATCAACCTTGCTATTTGTTCCCCTTGACAAAAACTTCATGCAAATGGGTGGTTTTACACCTGCTAGAGCAAGTATTGAACTAGGCAAAGTCCATATCCCATCCCCACAAATCAAACCAGAAGCCACTGCTGGCCCAAAAGCATCTGCCTTCACCTTGTCAATCTTTtcccaaataaaaagaatcaagcTTCCCAGACACATGTCGATGGCAAAGTATGAGCCAATATAGAAAGGTATAGCCATTGCCATTGGATTGGGAATGAACCTAGCCCATTTCTTACCCAATGCATCCTTGATCAAATTTATCAGAATAGCTGCACCAAAGAATCCATAACAAAGATAGAGGCAATTCTTTGGTAGAGCTGAGAAGCCTTCTACCCCCAATATGGCCATGTTTCGATACACAGTAGCATAAGGAGCAGGGTATTGACTTCCAGTAGTCCCAAGATCCTTGAAGGCCTTGAAAAAGAGCCAAAAGACGCTAGGGGAAATTACGCAACCCATTGCAGTGCCAATCAGTTGGCTCACAAACATAGACCGTGGTGAGGACAAGGTTAGATAACCAGTCTTGAAATCTTGAGAGAGGTCAGAAGCCGTGGAGACTATATTCATCATGACTCCACAGGCAGCTAGACCTGCAAGAACTCCACCATATGAGGCACCAGCCCATGCCCCAATTACAAAAATAGCTAGCTTCCCATAGGTTGATGCAAGGGACCAATCAGTGAGGCCACATCCATAAGCATTACAAAATGCCAGGGCTGGGGCAAAGATGTAGATGACCAGTATGTAATACCATTTGAGTTCATGAAAAATATGTGGAAGTGTGGCGGTAGAGATGGCAGCAATCGCAACATAGCCTGCAATAGAAAACCATGTTGGGATTTGATCTTTCAGAAAGAGTCGGGTTCGTTGTTGCTCATCATAGGAGATCTTGGAGCTCTCAGGAGAGGAACGGTCAGCAACAGGGAGATTACTGGTTGCTTTTCTCACTCGAAGTTGAAAAAACAAGGCAGCAAGCGTTCGGCTTAGCACCTTGAAGAAGTTGTACAGACCATCACCCAAGATCAAGGCAATGGCAATAAATACCTGGTCCATCACATAAGGTGTTGGTACATACAAAGCCTTCAAGAAGTATGTTAAAACATGGCACTCTTGTCATCTTAACCTTATTAGACACTTACCTTGTAACCTTGGAGGCCATGCAGGCTGGATGCTTTGAGGTCTGCTGGATACCAATCACCCTTTTTTGTATCTATCAGAGGCCACATGAGACCCCACGAAAGAATTCCTCCAAGCAATACTGATACGTTTATGATGTATGGGCAAATCATTCCAACTCCAACATATGTTGCTGAGAAATCAAAGAAGAATCTGTACATATAGCAAGgacaatattattaaaagagACCACAACTAATTTGAAACAAAGCGCCCTAATAAATGTATCTACATTCAAAaagacatgaatttttttttaaaataacgcATTTACTGGTTTTCATATGCTTTAAGCCCAAGTGAGGGAAAGCTAGCAAATCCACAACCATCTCCTGCAGTATAGAACCATTGAAAGACACCCCACAAGAAGCTGAATGAGAAGAACTTGCCCAAGACCTTCACTTGTTTCCTGCAATggtagaaaaataaagttggaTACTTTCACATGCCGGATGATCATTTAACTACAAGTGCATTAGGTCTGACAATGCCTTACTTTGCTAGCTTGGCTCCTGCAGGAGTGTGAAAGCTGTTGATGAGATGAGCAGTCGCAGTGCCACTTGGATATGTCAATTTGAAGTCAACAATCATGACCTGGAAGCAACCCAGGTAACAAAGAATATTAGTTTTtggcaaaattaataaattcaacaaaacataaaatgcaGAGGAAAGTTTTCAATTTCCTATAATCACATGACAAAGTTGAATGGTAATATATGTTGGAAAGTGTACCTTCCGGAGAGGCACCACTGAAAAGAGTCCAAGAAAGCTGACAACAAACAGAAAGCCAATCATCCAAGAAAGGGATGGATTTTTAAAGGCATCAGTATGTTCTGTAGATTGTTTGGCCACAGCTTCACTCATTCCAAACAGGTAGCTCCCAAAGCCTCCTATTAAACAGAAACAGAATACAAATTATTGAATGAAAACCATTACTTGTATGAAATTCAACAAGCTTAAAATCGTCATAAGCGTAATCACAAATTAGCTGTTTCATTACAAAGGTTTCAGGTTCAAAACAAGTTTGGAACGCACGCAGCCATGCTTATATTGATTATTAAGATAACAAATTAGAAATAACAGCGTATTCATCTCAAAATAAAGTTGATGATTCTCAGTCAATGAAGAAGCTCAATAGAGTAAAATCTACACTGaaggtttaattttaataaagctCAAGCTCACTACTAGCATTCTAGAAAGAGATCAATTAAtcacattttctttctttttattactaacGGAGACGTCTTCTTTTTCCATCTAATACCACTTTGAACTATGTAAGTCATCCAAATCCGGCTCCTATATATTGAATTGTATACCAAAAATCTTATCTGGTGAGACTGTGGACCAAAAAGGTTGCGTGCCTTTACTGCCGGCCGCACTTTATGCCTGGTGGAGCACTCGAAACCTAAGAAAAAGCTAGAAGAGCTAATAAAAAGTaaacccccccccctccccaaaCTCCCacccaccaccaccattatcacACTCCACGAAAAAGGGAAAATCTGGTAAAGTAAATTATTAGAGAAGATTTCCATCAAACTTTTTAAAGAAAGTAGATTTGTTCATGTCACTCAGCTAAaacatctcttaaaatttagtttttaggtTGGGGAAAAATCTctttaaattaatgaaagaaaaaaaatcactgaaCATCTAATGAAATCTTAATTTTGATGCGTCTCTCGGCTACTTTAGGCAGTAAAATCTTATTATGTTCAAGGATCATCTACATCTAATCGTATCTGAGAGAAAAAGGGATCTAGAGAGAAAAAGGGCTGCCTTATCATGTAATCTAGCAACTAGTAAAAGGAAATCTTGACAATGTATTTGAGTAACTAATCACTTGATCAAAGAAGTCTAGTTATGtcatcaaaacaaaaaggaaaatcttgaattaaaaatacttaacgAGTGCAGAAAGTATACCACTAAAGGCAATGCCAGAGGAGGCAACCACGCAAGTCTGGATAACAGTGTTCTCTTGCCTGGTAAAGGGTTGCTTCAAATGGCCAGAACTTTCAAGAAACTTTGTCCAGGTCTTGGTGAAAAAGAACCCCAAAAGGCCAGCAGAGACATTGAGGGAAGGTATGATACCAGTTGTAAGATTGAGCTTCATAACTATGAAGCTGAACAAAATACTCAACACAAAGCTGACCACAAAGGCCCTCAATGTCAGCTGATTCCTCCATGAAGGCACTTCTTGATTCTCAAATACCCTTTCCACTGACAACccattttcttcctctttcttgTCCTCCTTTTTGCGATCATCATCTCTTCCATTGtgatccattttcttttcttgaaaaaaaaaaatgatactttGTTTTAGTGAATCTCTAAAAAGGCTGGATAGATGGGACTATGCTAAGTAAGTCAAGGTTGTTGAGATTATTAACGATACGTTAGGAAGTGTGCAAGCAGCTGGGGATGATGACGGTGATCCAAAAATGATTTGACTCATGTTGTCCCCTTCACTTCACTTACGGGTAAGAGGTCAACTTGCAATCCCTTTATCGGGGCAAGGAGAATCGTCCATTCTAATTAAGTTTTCAATTTCGTTTcgatagatattttatttttttaattaaaataaaatattttaattttaaaatattttgatgtgttgtttCATGATtgtattgttatatatatatatatatatatatatatatatatatatatatatatatatatatatattcaacaaatataattcaaattcaagataaattatgcaatacaaacacaatatcaaataaatataattttaaattttaaaatatttctaaatagttaatattaaatagatatttaacttaaagtaatttaacttaaacaaaatatcaaaatattatgaaagtaaaatgttttaacaaaaatattttaaatataaagttaattcAATGTTATCAAGTGTCTAATGGAATTTAAAGCATCTCTTGTTTTGCTTAAAATCCTACAAagcataaacatgaaaaaaaacaacatgaatataaaccatatatattagtgataaatctaatttaaaaaaattaatatcattattaatgaaaatagtaataataattttcaatattattattaatatcattgctattgaaagtagtaatgaaaaagagctttttttataatcgggtgatttaattaatgaaattaagcaagttcaatttgattcaatgacttttcaagagtggAACGGAACATGTAGAATGAAACCGAAACGTTTCAGGCGAAATTTAGCTGAAAAATTCGGAACGGatcgagatttaaaatgagatgaaatttgttccgttttgttctgttttttgaattggtatggaATGTTTCGGCTATTTCGGGTGAAACAGAACagaattaacaatcttgattctAATGCTTTTTAagttcaaaatttgtttttagttcttttaaaaaactatatatttatatcttattattaactatatttataaatttacctaagtttttatttagagatataAATTTTCTTCAAAGTAAAATCATGAGAGTTGTTAAGCTTAGTTTGAACCagtgttttaaaacccggaccggcccgacGGGTCAACCCGGAACCCGGCCGACCCAGGCATGGGACCGGTCTgggtggaggccaaaacccgcttgggaattggcccagccagacccggtcgacccgaAGGGTCGACCCGAGACCCAGTTGACCCGGCCAGACCCGGGTGAGTcccgatcaatttttttttatttttcctgtcattaaacgacgtcgtttaatgACATCTGAAGACTAAAATCCTAAAACGCTGAACACTGAAGACCCGGTCACTTTTGCTTCACAAGAAAACAACCGAATCTCAAACTTTGAAGCCTGAACAGAAGACAATTTTGAGGAAATTCAACAACCCTGGTGATCTCAACTATCCGTCGTTCTCGGTGGTGTTTACCAACAATAGGGTTGTAAGGTACACCCGAGAATTGACAAATGTGGGCGCTGCTGGCTCCATTTATGAAGTAGTCGTGACTGGGCCGCAAGCAGTGCAGGTGACGGTGAAGCCTTCTAAGCTTGCCTTTTAAAAACGTTGGGGACAAGCTTAGATACACAGTGACTTTTGTGGCAAGGAAAGGTGCCAGTCTCACTGATAGATCTGGATTTGGTGCAATCGTGTGGA contains:
- the LOC118030387 gene encoding probable metal-nicotianamine transporter YSL7, with product MDHNGRDDDRKKEDKKEEENGLSVERVFENQEVPSWRNQLTLRAFVVSFVLSILFSFIVMKLNLTTGIIPSLNVSAGLLGFFFTKTWTKFLESSGHLKQPFTRQENTVIQTCVVASSGIAFSGGFGSYLFGMSEAVAKQSTEHTDAFKNPSLSWMIGFLFVVSFLGLFSVVPLRKVMIVDFKLTYPSGTATAHLINSFHTPAGAKLAKKQVKVLGKFFSFSFLWGVFQWFYTAGDGCGFASFPSLGLKAYENQFFFDFSATYVGVGMICPYIINVSVLLGGILSWGLMWPLIDTKKGDWYPADLKASSLHGLQGYKVFIAIALILGDGLYNFFKVLSRTLAALFFQLRVRKATSNLPVADRSSPESSKISYDEQQRTRLFLKDQIPTWFSIAGYVAIAAISTATLPHIFHELKWYYILVIYIFAPALAFCNAYGCGLTDWSLASTYGKLAIFVIGAWAGASYGGVLAGLAACGVMMNIVSTASDLSQDFKTGYLTLSSPRSMFVSQLIGTAMGCVISPSVFWLFFKAFKDLGTTGSQYPAPYATVYRNMAILGVEGFSALPKNCLYLCYGFFGAAILINLIKDALGKKWARFIPNPMAMAIPFYIGSYFAIDMCLGSLILFIWEKIDKVKADAFGPAVASGLICGDGIWTLPSSILALAGVKPPICMKFLSRGTNSKVDAFLGS